In one Penaeus monodon isolate SGIC_2016 chromosome 20, NSTDA_Pmon_1, whole genome shotgun sequence genomic region, the following are encoded:
- the LOC119586039 gene encoding uncharacterized protein LOC119586039, with amino-acid sequence MTHTYSKRTAALAVLLLSLTSATASCPEGEVQDATAVRGFFFAVADTSSTEVVTVTSTTTRFVTCTTTKYNVGPCRSGRQRALVSAANVRAGITQTKNPWKNAKELQLESSLETSPLFPKDHAALKKTCNTLTSSGPDGRVMLTLERITFATETMTELVTVRDPRSTISITYDGCIPPDAIDTFECPYGYGFGSDEAMSEDVSPVISPSEDTSVDTPSITE; translated from the exons ATGACACATACTTATTCAAAACGGACGGCAGCGTTGGCGGTGCTGCTCCTGAGCCTCACGTCAGCGACCGCCTCTTGCCCTGAGGGAGAAGTTCAG GATGCAACTGCTGTCCGAGGCTTCTTCTTCGCCGTTGCAGACACGTCCTCCACTGAAGTAGTGACGGTAACAAGCACGACTACACGCTTTGTCACGTGCACGACAACAAAGTACAACGTCGGTCCCTGTAGGAGCGGCAGGCAGCGTGCCCTCGTCTCTGCTGCGAACGTACGCGCTGG AATTACGCAAACCAAAAACCCTTGGAAGAATGCGAAGGAACTCCAGCTTGAGAGCTCCCTGGAGACGTCACCGCTTTTCCCGAAGGACCACGCCGCTCTAAAGAAAACTTGCAACACCTTGACCAGCAGTGGCCCCGACGGCCGCGTCATGCTGACCCTCGAGCGAATCACCTTCGCCACAGAAACGATGACCGAACTCGTCACCGTAAGGGATCCACGAAGCACAATCTCTATCACATACGACGGATGCATTCCTCCCGACGCCATTGACACCTTCGAGTGCCCGTATGGCTACGGCTTCGGTTCCGACGAAGCAATGAGTGAAGACGTCAGCCCTGTTATAAGTCCCAGTGAAGATACAAGTGTAGATACCCCCAGTATTACCGAATGA